actcccggaaattcattcacaacaggtaTGGACTCAAGTGTAgatgcctcagcatcggtgtccgtaacccgaacaaaatggtaaatacaccccctgttgatcatttttgtggccttaatgtaagaaataaacctacccttcggcactacatcatcacccttccactcaataactggctcatttggaaattcgaacctaacagttctggttcggcaatcaaacTTGGATAAACATGAATAAAGGCAGTttatccccattatcacatcaaaatcgaccattctcagtTCTATAAGATTgaccacggtgtcccgaccatgcaacatgacaacacaatccctataaacctgcgAGGCCAAAATAGATTCACCaatcggagtagatacagagaatgactcatgaggctattctggttctatcccaaattccatagcaacataaggagtgacatatgacaaagtggaaccaggatcaataagagcatatacatcatgggattggacatacaatatacttgtgacaacatctggagaagcctctgaatcccgACGCCTccacatagcataaaatctgctaGGTCCTCCAGAATTTTGTGCACCACCCCTAACTGCACCACGCCTTGCGGGTGCTGGGGCGCCTCGAGTTGGAGGTGTTATGGATttggtagctgcagaattagATGGCTGCGCCGCACCTCTGCCCATGTTCCGGTGGGCCGATCGGCagtccctctgaatgtgacccctcacaccgtACCCATAGCATTCAGGTTGGTCCATGAAGTtggccccaaagtgcatcctcccacacctagggcatgggagcctccgctgctgaaaccttctgtcgggttggccctgctggtggggtcccatgTTTCCCTGACTAGGTCCAGATGGCTGTGCACTCATCGAAGACTGAGCGAATGATTGAAATGCTCCTGATGACCCAACCCCGAATGCCGATCTACCACTACCACcgaaagaaccaccaaagtttccCGCGGACcaggccttgctgctactctgacgctccattctattcttcaatttgcaggTCTCTGTGGCTTAAGAAattgccaccatcttaccatagtttatATAGGATTTCAAGGCAAgtatagcggcctcattaataaccaaggggctaaggcctgtacaaaccgacgcactctagcctccatagtgggcaccatgtgaataacatacttgGACATGCGCACAAACTctatatgatactcccacacatttaTACTGCCCTACTTCAGGTTTTCAAACTCAGTAGCACTGGCTGCCTTAGATTtgaaaggcaagaaatgatccataaaagcATCtatgaactcaccccaccttgccagagggcttccctcctcactgGATTCCTCCCAcaattcaaaccaagaataggccacccatttcaggcggtaggaagccaactccactccctccgtctctgtagcatgcataacccggagagtcttgtgcatctcatcaatgaagtcctgggggtcctcctcgggatcagtacccgtaaacactagaggatctaactgaagaaacttattcaccctggaactagcagattcccctggctaactggaagaagtaggcctaACACtcaatctctgggcctgagaagccactatctttGCCAACATCTGTAtcgctcccctaagatcaacatcagaaacactagaatcggaagctggaggtggaattggaatatcagttggaTGAACCGTTGCACATTCAGTAGGCATAGGGAAGAGTACAGTCTGATGAGCTATGGTAGAACatgcagtgtagtaactggggaaatatcctcacccctccggtgctcacccgcatcatcaaatataggatcaGCTGCCACTcccggggtgacattggctctttggctagttcttgccttctttttaggtgccatgtactgaaaattagagcaacgcacgagttaaaggaggaaaaaTCTTATAATCAGCTTTATCGaacgatcgagaacatgaaagaagggtattattcctaaataccCAAGTAGCATCCTatttatagatgtggtcgacaaaacactgataagaagggatctactagacacggctccgagtcATCCTtggacactttaaaatcttaggctctgatacaaagtttgtcacgccccaaactcggggagcgcgaccggcgctcaaccgagtgaacccagccgagcaagcctattagattttcttctgcccaaactcatccatgactAAGgttaatacatattttcgttaattagacaataagataATCATgtgtacaataccaattcattaccattaattacttcattaataagtctcaaaacacacacacgcacacacccCTTCGTGATTCAAATTGGAACAAGTTATTTAATCACTGCACAACTAGTTTAGCATTCTCaacacccatacacaacccacacttagtctacGGAGAGTCTAAAAATActaaagagtacaatgatagtgtcggcaacaaggctccgactatacctcaaaacatgataACACATAtaaaacaaaagatgcacaaccccggaatgagatgaggctcaccaagtcagctgggaagaatgagcactgctATCACTTGTCAGTATCCTCcgatgtggaaccacctgcatccattaaagatgcagcgcctcctgcaaaagggacgttagtacatgtagaatagtactagtataaaaaccaaacaccaatttaagaactcgaaCATACAATATGATTATGATGAATCAAGtcgacaatagaatagcatagataaccgtttaaaccaaagcaagcttatcaagagctgtcattaacatttatagaatttaacatgagatcctctgtaaccattttcACATAAAGCGTCCCCGCCGCCTCAACCCAATGTATGCATGTGGAGGTGCaagcacaataccaaaactcaactcaagcggccctaccgcctcaccccaatgtatgagggtggagttataaccacagtaccaaaaaCCTACATAAagaggccatgccgcctcaccacaatatatgcgggtggagatgcATAAATCATACCAAtgcctacacaaagcggccatgccgcctcacccaaatatatatatgtgggtggtggtgcaacaaaaATACCAAAATCATATACAAAGCGGtattgccgcctcaccccaatgtatgcgggtggaggtgtaaacctAATCACAATCTCTATCTAATTTGGCATAATTATTAaaacataaatcacgacttggaatcataacatgtagatacataatccatagtttggaacacatcctcaacttttaatacaatatgataagagcatttgaaagaTGAaataaacatatatctttgtcacaaaacttattcggaatattCGATCTATAacaaatatcttggaacttacaaggatattggggttccaattcttaaagaatagtttagccaacatacctcaattgagcttccttaaactctaaaatattccagaatttttagcaacttcaatctattttagaaattcttagcaacttcaatctattttaaaaatataacaagttgaaccaaaattaggaagatgatcatggttctaactcatttgagtattttatcaaacactacgTGTGCATTAAgttttcaaggtccttttatggaggattccatcatcccccaACCCActttttaccatttttagctcacaatcttcctacaccctttgataacacatgcatgcaaaataaacaactcacATACCTAataattgtcttgctaattacaatcctcaaacacgtaagcccagttcggcaccacaaaacattatttttcctttgcgaaattttacggggccttacactaaAGCCACTTGTGTTGCCTCAGATTATTATCCCTCGGCTTTAACAAATGCTGAAAATTGTTATGATTAGTGTAAACCTCGCAAGAAAccccgtaaagataatgccttcaGATCTTAAgggcatgaactatcgcggccaactccaaaccATGCACAAGATAATTCTTTAAGTGGGGCTtcagctaacgtgaagcatatgaaATAACTCACCCCTCCTCCATCAATACAAAACCCAAGACAATGcgtgaagtgtcacaatacacaatataaacCCCTGATCCAaagggcaacactaacaccgacgctttagtcaatgcggtcttgagcttgtGAAAGCTTGCCTCGCAATCATTGGACCATCTGAActgagcacccttttgggtcaatctagtcaaagaagaggcaatagatgagaagccctccacaaatccATGATAATACCCTACTAATCCCAAGAAGATTCTGGTCTTGATCGCTGTGGTAGGACcatgccaactctgaactacctcgatcttcttaggatccactttattACCCTCACTTGATACAACAGGCCACAAGAAATCCAcgaaatctaaccagaactcgcacttggagaacttaacatatagattatgttcccgcaaggtctgaagcactaacCTCAAATGTTGTTCGTGCACCTctatactacgcgagtagatcaatatgtcatcaataaagacaataaaaaatgagtcaagatatggcctaaacacccgattcatcatatctataaatgccttcggggcgttagtcaagctgaaggacatcactagaaactcatattgCCCATATCTGGTCCGGAAAGCTATCTTCTAAACATCCAAAGCACAAATCTTCAAATGATGATAACCACATCTCAAGCCGATCTTTAAGAACATTCTAGctccctgtagctgatcaaataaatcatctaagcgaaagtgggtacttattcttgatggtgactttgttcaactggcggtaatcaatgcacttTCGCctactcccatccttcttctttacaaataacacttgTGCACCCCAAGACGACATACTTGGCTAGAGAAACCCCTTCTCAAGCAACTTTTGAAGTTGCACCTTTAACTCCCTCAGCTcctttggagccatgcgataaggCTTCCGAAGAAGGCAGGTGATGGGCTCTGgactttactcttcgcgaacacgaggaggCTATCACAAACGCAGTGAAGGACCTAGTCCTCCTTCGCAAATGGGTAGGCCTGATCGCAAATACCAAGAAGGTTGGGAGAGGAATAGGTTGAAAGGTAGAaggccttcgtgaatgcgaagagcaACGTCAGTTGGGCATCACGAACAAAACCATGAGGTCGCAAACGCAAAGGGTACCCGAGCAGTTGGGAGaaattggccttcgcgatcgtgagacATTTTATGTGGTAGCGAATAAGAGTGGGCATTGCAGATTTGATTTTAAAATgggatttggctcattttctCTCGTTTCACTTGGGTTGTCCGACTTTGAGAGCTCTTTCAGAGTAGATTCATCAAGCATCACAAGGTTAGTGAATTTTCTatccatttttgagttaaatacatggaataTAGGTTGATCTTAACAtggaaattagtgaaaattatggaATTTAGTTTGAAACCTAGggtttgataaaaatggaatttgatcacgaaattgatttttgaattgggcataaattatatatttgagttcatgaggtcaTGTGTAACATTTGTCTTCGAAGGTTTTCGAAATCCGGACATGTGGGCTCGGCGGAGACTTTTATGGACCTTCCGAATTGGTTGGGAAATTAGTTTAATAGTTGTATgctgaacttttgagcatatatttattagtttatatGACTTTTAATTAGTTTCAGATTGCTTGACACAATTTGGGGAGTTCTAGAGAGGTTAAGGAGCTCAATAGTGAACTTGAAAGCGAGGTATGTCTTttgcctaaccttataagagggaacttATCCTCTTAGGTGTATTAATTATTGTGTTATACTTGTTGTGGGAAGATACGTACACACGGGGTGACGAGAATCCGTAATAATTATGTTATGTCCGGGTGTTAGATTCACATCATGTCTTAATTGTGCTATTTGTATTTACCCTACGTACATGATTCCCTTAATTTATTACTAAGAGTAAGGTtagaataaaaatatttattgagcCTCTTactttggaaaattgtgaaatatttgatgaaatATAGATTCGTGTTTTCTCGACTCACATGtgcttccgcgagcgaggtagtttctctactcttatgggatcaggtcgttcgcctcagtAGTGTTGTAAATTACTCATATGGTATCAGGTCGTTCCCCTCAGCAGTATGGTAAAACTATTCTTATGGAAACAGGCAATTCACCTTAGCAGACTCGTGCTTAATACTTGAGATTGGATTTGGTTTTTGGTAACAGTTGAGTTTATGCCTCCGAGGTCGGTTATGACATTTTAGTGATTTGATATATATCCATGTTGGAAATTTACTATTaatgttttatctgtttagttgctACTTGTTGTACATACTCCATGTCTACTTTAAGTATTTTATTACCGTTTGACAACttgtaagtgtcaagtcgacccctcatcactacttcttcgaggttagactagatacgtattgggtacacattgttttACGTACTCACACTACATTTCTGTACTAAATGTATTTCCTGTTATTGTTTTTTGAGAGTTTttccgcagcagccacttctcagggctggggaggtactcagactcccgttgCCAGTACTCCAGAGTAGGTGATGCAGGGACTCAAGACACCTAGGGTATTGCCTACCCGcctagccggttgtagctgctcaggcccatatgggtcccgttatgactgatgattAGCAGAGGAGGATAGAGAGATTTAAGCAGATTCAATCTCCATCATTTAGCGCGACTGAGTTAGAGGATGACTAGGGTTTCTTAGATAAGTGCCAACGGATTCTTCACACGACGGggattctggagaccagtggggtcttgtTCACACTTTTTCAGTTTActgggctgccttcagatggtgggaggtttATGAGAGGCGAGTTCGGTTGGTGCAATACCACTTTCATGGCAGGATTTTTCCGTTCCCTTATTGTAGAAGTTCATGCTGCAGTCTCATAGGGtggagctgcgcagatagttttAGAGGCTATGTTAGGAGGGCATGTCTATGACCCAATATGAGAAGAGGTTTTTAGAGTTGACCCG
The DNA window shown above is from Nicotiana tomentosiformis chromosome 8, ASM39032v3, whole genome shotgun sequence and carries:
- the LOC138897219 gene encoding uncharacterized protein, with translation MERQSSSKAWSAGNFGGSFGGSGRSAFGVGSSGAFQSFAQSSMSAQPSGPSQGNMGPHQQGQPDRRFQQRRLPCPRCGRMHFGANFMDQPECYGYGVRGHIQRDCRSAHRNMGRGAAQPSNSAATKSITPPTRGAPAPARRGAVRGGAQNSGGPSRFYAMWRRRDSEASPDVVTSILGCIYHFVRVTDTDAEASTLESIPVVNEFPGVFPDELPGIPPDREIDFVINVMPDMLQYGTDRIEGAKGTIARFVIKGFYPAECVALGCTGHFCKKKRWVVENGARYFSKIDLRSGYHQLKIREQDVPKTAVRNRYGHFKFLGKANVVAEALSRKSMGSLAHLETYQRPLAKEVHRLASLIVLLASSNKGGVIVQNKAESSLVVEVKEKQYKIYFWCN